One stretch of Streptomyces sp. R21 DNA includes these proteins:
- a CDS encoding AAA family ATPase has product MTTYDDRASLTDLTATVERVRSSVEGVIEGKPEVVRLSLTVLLAEGHLLIEDVPGVGKTMLAKALARSIDCSVRRIQFTPDLLPSDITGVSIWDQQRRDFEFKPGAIFAQIVIGDEINRASPKTQSALLESMEERQVTIDGTTYELPSPFMVVATQNPVEMEGTYPLPEAQRDRFMARVSIGYPSADAELQMLDIHGGLNPLDDLQPVAHAHEIVKLIDAVRTVHVADTVRRYAVDLVAATRTHPDLRLGASPRATLHLLRAAKASAALSGREYALPDDIQALAVAVLAHRLLPTAQAQLNRRTAEQVVLEILQRTPVPAAPQQQSGFGVGGATYGQQPPRRL; this is encoded by the coding sequence GTGACGACCTATGACGATCGAGCGAGCCTTACAGATCTGACCGCCACTGTGGAGCGTGTCCGCAGTTCGGTGGAAGGAGTGATCGAGGGCAAGCCCGAGGTCGTACGGCTTTCGCTGACCGTGCTGCTCGCCGAGGGACATCTTCTGATCGAGGATGTCCCGGGCGTCGGCAAGACCATGCTGGCCAAGGCGCTGGCACGGTCCATCGACTGCTCGGTGCGGCGCATTCAGTTCACGCCCGACCTGCTGCCCTCGGACATCACGGGTGTGTCCATCTGGGATCAGCAGCGTCGGGACTTCGAGTTCAAGCCGGGGGCGATCTTCGCGCAGATCGTGATCGGCGACGAGATCAACCGTGCCTCCCCGAAGACCCAGTCGGCGCTCCTGGAGTCCATGGAGGAGCGCCAGGTCACCATCGACGGGACGACCTACGAACTGCCGAGCCCCTTCATGGTGGTGGCCACGCAGAACCCGGTCGAGATGGAGGGCACCTACCCGCTGCCCGAGGCCCAGCGCGACCGCTTCATGGCCCGGGTCTCCATCGGATACCCCAGCGCGGACGCCGAGCTGCAGATGCTCGACATCCACGGCGGGTTGAACCCGCTGGACGACCTCCAGCCGGTGGCCCACGCGCACGAGATCGTGAAGCTCATCGACGCGGTCCGCACGGTCCACGTCGCGGACACGGTGCGGCGGTACGCGGTGGACCTGGTCGCCGCCACGCGCACCCACCCGGACCTCAGACTCGGTGCCTCGCCGCGTGCGACGCTCCATCTGCTGCGTGCGGCGAAGGCCTCGGCCGCCCTCAGCGGCCGCGAGTACGCGCTGCCGGACGACATCCAGGCCCTCGCCGTGGCGGTGCTGGCCCACCGCCTGCTGCCCACGGCCCAGGCTCAGTTGAACCGTCGTACGGCGGAGCAGGTCGTGCTGGAGATCCTGCAGCGCACTCCCGTGCCGGCCGCCCCGCAGCAGCAGTCCGGCTTCGGTGTGGGCGGTGCGACCTATGGCCAGCAGCCGCCACGGAGGCTGTGA
- the rsmH gene encoding 16S rRNA (cytosine(1402)-N(4))-methyltransferase RsmH: MSQSRHVPVMLQRCLDMLAPALERPGAVVVDCTLGLGGHSEALLARFPEARLVALDRDKEALRLSGERLAPFGERATLVHAVYDELPDVLDRLGIPRVEGILFDLGVSSMQLDEADRGFAYAQDAPLDMRMDQTTGISAAEVLNTYPPGELVRILRAYGEEKQAKRIVSAVVRERDKEPFSNSARLVELIRDSLPQAAKRTGGNPAKRTFQALRIEVNGELSVLETAIPAAVKALAVGGRIAVLSYHSLEDRLVKQVFAAGAANTAPPGLPVVPERYQPRLKLLTRGAELPTEEEVAENRRAAPARLRAAQRIREDAE; encoded by the coding sequence TTGAGCCAGAGTCGACATGTTCCCGTGATGCTCCAGCGGTGCCTGGACATGCTGGCGCCCGCCCTGGAGCGCCCGGGAGCCGTGGTCGTCGACTGCACCCTGGGCCTCGGCGGCCACAGTGAGGCACTGCTCGCCCGGTTCCCGGAGGCCCGCCTCGTCGCCCTCGACCGGGACAAGGAGGCGCTGCGCCTCTCCGGTGAGCGGCTCGCCCCCTTCGGTGAACGCGCCACGCTCGTCCACGCGGTCTACGACGAACTCCCCGACGTACTCGACCGCCTGGGCATCCCGCGCGTCGAGGGCATCCTGTTCGACCTCGGCGTCTCCTCCATGCAACTCGACGAGGCCGACCGCGGTTTCGCCTACGCGCAGGACGCCCCGCTCGACATGCGCATGGACCAGACGACCGGCATCAGCGCGGCCGAGGTGCTCAACACCTACCCGCCGGGCGAACTGGTGCGGATCCTGCGGGCGTACGGCGAGGAGAAGCAGGCCAAGCGCATCGTCTCGGCCGTCGTGCGCGAGCGCGACAAGGAGCCCTTCAGCAACAGCGCGAGGCTCGTCGAACTGATCCGCGACTCCCTGCCGCAGGCCGCCAAGCGCACCGGCGGCAACCCCGCCAAGCGCACCTTCCAGGCGTTGCGCATCGAGGTCAACGGCGAACTGAGCGTCCTGGAGACGGCGATTCCCGCGGCCGTGAAGGCGCTCGCGGTCGGCGGCCGGATCGCCGTGCTGTCGTACCACTCCCTGGAGGACCGGCTGGTCAAGCAGGTGTTCGCGGCCGGCGCCGCCAACACCGCGCCGCCCGGTCTGCCGGTCGTTCCCGAGCGCTACCAGCCCCGGCTCAAGCTGCTGACGCGCGGTGCCGAACTTCCCACGGAGGAAGAGGTCGCCGAGAACCGCCGGGCGGCTCCCGCGCGGCTGCGGGCGGCGCAGCGCATCCGCGAGGACGCCGAGTGA
- a CDS encoding DUF58 domain-containing protein, which produces MTHGGTGHSAEEDKGGLRTALAGLTTRGRSFLAAGVAAAICAYVLGQGDLLRVGLLLAVLPLVCTTVLYRTRYRVAGSRRLSPGRVPAGSEARVHLRMDNVSRLPTGLLMLQDRVPYVLGPRPRFVLDRVEAGGRREVSYRVRSDLRGRYPLGPLQLRLTDPFGMCELTRSFSTYDTLTVIPRVEALPPVRLSGEAKGYGDGRQRSLALAGEDDVIPRGYRHGDDLRRVHWRLTARYGELMVRREEQPQRSRCTVLLDTRGLAYQGAGPDSAFEWAVSGTASTLVHMLERGFSVRLLTDTGSSVPGEGADGFTGASQESADAAGLMMDTLAVIDHSDGTGLSRAYDVLRSGNEGLLIAFLGDLDEEQATVLAKMRQRSGGAVAFLLDSDTWVREPADVPDPLDRSEDRLRMLREAGWTALKVPRGSGLADLWRQADRQRSGVASTGSTAGGGGS; this is translated from the coding sequence ATGACGCACGGGGGGACGGGGCACAGCGCCGAGGAGGACAAGGGCGGGCTGCGCACGGCGCTCGCCGGTCTCACCACGCGCGGGCGCTCCTTCCTGGCCGCCGGCGTGGCGGCCGCCATCTGCGCGTACGTCCTGGGGCAGGGCGATCTGCTCCGGGTCGGCCTGCTGCTGGCCGTCCTGCCGCTGGTCTGCACGACCGTGCTCTACCGCACGCGCTACCGGGTGGCGGGCAGCCGCCGCCTCTCCCCCGGGCGCGTGCCCGCCGGCAGCGAGGCCCGCGTCCATCTGCGGATGGACAACGTCTCGCGCCTGCCCACCGGGCTGCTGATGCTCCAGGACCGGGTGCCGTACGTGCTCGGTCCGCGCCCCCGGTTCGTCCTGGACCGGGTGGAGGCGGGCGGCCGCCGCGAGGTGTCCTACCGCGTGCGCTCGGACCTGCGCGGCCGCTACCCGCTGGGCCCGCTGCAACTGCGCCTGACCGACCCCTTCGGGATGTGCGAGCTGACCCGCTCCTTCTCGACCTACGACACCCTGACCGTCATCCCCCGCGTGGAGGCGCTGCCGCCGGTCCGGCTGAGCGGCGAGGCCAAGGGGTACGGCGACGGGCGGCAGCGCTCGCTGGCGCTGGCCGGCGAGGACGACGTGATCCCGCGCGGGTACCGGCACGGCGACGATCTGCGCCGCGTGCACTGGCGGCTGACCGCACGCTACGGCGAGCTGATGGTCCGCCGCGAGGAACAGCCGCAGCGCTCCCGCTGCACGGTGCTGCTGGACACGCGCGGCCTCGCCTACCAGGGCGCGGGCCCGGACTCCGCCTTCGAGTGGGCGGTGTCCGGCACGGCGTCCACGCTGGTGCACATGCTGGAACGGGGCTTCTCCGTACGGCTGCTGACGGACACCGGCAGTTCGGTGCCCGGCGAGGGCGCCGACGGGTTCACGGGCGCGAGCCAGGAGTCGGCCGACGCGGCCGGGCTCATGATGGACACCCTGGCGGTCATCGACCACTCCGACGGCACCGGGCTCTCCCGGGCCTACGACGTACTGCGCAGCGGGAACGAAGGGCTGTTGATCGCCTTCCTCGGCGATCTGGACGAGGAGCAGGCGACGGTGCTCGCCAAGATGCGCCAGCGCAGCGGCGGAGCCGTCGCCTTCCTGCTGGACAGTGACACCTGGGTACGGGAACCGGCCGATGTTCCCGACCCGTTGGACAGGAGCGAGGATCGACTGCGCATGCTGCGCGAGGCGGGCTGGACCGCTCTGAAGGTGCCGCGCGGAAGCGGACTCGCCGACCTGTGGCGCCAGGCCGACCGGCAACGCTCCGGCGTCGCGTCGACGGGCAGCACGGCGGGGGGTGGTGGCTCATGA
- a CDS encoding beta-class carbonic anhydrase: MTTSASVPTEPEDAISTDGTVTDRLIDANQQYAAAFTDPGMDARPVLHVAVVACMDARLDLHAALGLELGDCHTIRNAGGVVTDDVIRSLTISQRALGTRSVVLIHHTGCGLESLTEEFRHDLEMEVGQRPAWAVEAFRDVEQDVRQSMQRVRTSPFLLHADDVRGFVFDVHTGLLREIDPA; encoded by the coding sequence ATGACGACTTCTGCATCCGTTCCCACTGAACCCGAAGACGCCATATCCACCGACGGCACCGTGACGGACCGCTTGATCGACGCGAACCAGCAGTACGCGGCCGCGTTCACCGATCCCGGGATGGACGCCCGTCCCGTCCTGCACGTCGCGGTGGTCGCGTGCATGGACGCCCGGCTCGACCTGCACGCCGCCCTCGGCCTGGAACTGGGCGACTGCCACACCATCCGCAACGCGGGCGGGGTGGTCACCGACGACGTGATCCGCTCGTTGACCATCAGCCAGCGGGCGCTCGGGACCCGCAGCGTCGTGCTGATCCATCACACCGGCTGCGGCCTGGAATCCCTCACCGAGGAGTTCCGGCACGACCTGGAGATGGAGGTCGGGCAGCGTCCCGCCTGGGCGGTGGAGGCCTTCCGGGACGTCGAGCAGGACGTACGGCAGTCGATGCAGCGGGTGCGCACCTCGCCCTTCCTGCTGCACGCCGACGACGTCCGCGGCTTCGTCTTCGACGTGCACACGGGCCTGCTGCGCGAGATCGACCCCGCCTGA
- a CDS encoding septum formation initiator family protein: MSRKPELRGRAARLARLLPAGTGQAARTPFVLLVVLLLGGGLIGLLVLNSALSEGAFRLDDLQKNTKSLTDEEQQLQRDVDAYAAPDALQRRARELGMIPGGDPAFLNPNGTVKGVPGAAARQTSVSIPVVRPPEVIAPAPTGTPTPTPTATPTPTPTPANSTPTTAPPTQPSPTPGR; this comes from the coding sequence GTGAGTAGGAAACCCGAACTGAGGGGCAGGGCCGCCCGTCTCGCCCGCCTGCTCCCCGCGGGCACCGGCCAGGCGGCCCGCACTCCCTTCGTCCTGCTCGTCGTGCTGCTGCTCGGCGGGGGTCTCATCGGCCTCCTGGTGCTGAACTCCGCGCTGAGCGAAGGGGCGTTCCGCCTCGACGACCTCCAGAAGAACACCAAGAGCCTCACCGACGAGGAGCAGCAGCTCCAGCGGGACGTGGACGCCTACGCCGCCCCCGACGCCCTCCAGCGCCGCGCCCGCGAGCTCGGCATGATCCCCGGCGGCGACCCGGCGTTCCTCAATCCGAACGGCACCGTCAAGGGTGTCCCCGGAGCCGCCGCCCGGCAGACCTCCGTCAGCATCCCGGTCGTCCGCCCGCCCGAGGTCATCGCCCCCGCGCCGACCGGGACGCCGACCCCGACGCCCACCGCGACACCGACGCCGACGCCGACCCCGGCGAACAGCACGCCGACCACCGCCCCGCCCACACAGCCCTCCCCGACTCCCGGCAGGTGA
- a CDS encoding UDP-N-acetylmuramoyl-L-alanyl-D-glutamate--2,6-diaminopimelate ligase: MTYPGPPRPVHVSATPLAELADQLGVAEPETSTDTVEVTGITHDSRAVRPGDVYAALPGARLHGADFVTQAAGLGAVAVLTDPTGAERAAATGLPVLVVENPRGRMGELAATIYGHPGRDLLQIGITGTSGKTTTAYLVEGGLKTVRATGLIGTVEMRIGDERIKSERTTPEATDLQALFAVMRERGVEAVAMEVSSHALVLGRVDACVFDIAVFNNLSPEHMEFHSDMEDYFRAKAQLFTPQRSRLGVVNLDDEYGRRLAKEASVPVVTFSAEGHPDADWRAEDVEVGPMDSTFTVLGPKGQRITARSPLAGPFNVANTLAAVVALAEAGLDPQAAADGIAAVPGVPGRLERVDAGQPYLAVVDYAHKTDAVESVLRALRKVTEGRLHVVLGCGGDRDTTKRKPMGAAVARLADTAVLTSDNPRSEDPLAILATMLAGAAEVPAHERGEVQVFEDRAAAIAAAVARAQPGDTVLIAGKGHEQGQDIAGVVRPFDDRQVLREAIQKTQG; this comes from the coding sequence GTGACATATCCGGGGCCGCCTCGACCGGTTCACGTCTCCGCCACACCCCTCGCGGAACTCGCCGATCAGCTGGGCGTCGCTGAGCCGGAGACCTCGACAGACACGGTGGAGGTCACGGGCATCACCCACGACTCCCGCGCCGTACGCCCCGGTGACGTGTACGCCGCCCTGCCCGGCGCCCGTCTGCACGGCGCCGATTTCGTGACGCAGGCCGCCGGTCTCGGCGCCGTCGCCGTGCTGACCGACCCGACGGGCGCCGAGCGCGCCGCCGCCACCGGTCTGCCCGTCCTCGTCGTGGAGAACCCGCGCGGGCGGATGGGCGAGCTGGCGGCGACGATCTACGGCCACCCGGGGCGCGACCTCCTCCAGATCGGCATCACCGGCACGTCCGGCAAGACCACGACGGCGTACCTCGTCGAGGGCGGTCTGAAGACGGTCCGTGCCACCGGGCTGATCGGCACGGTCGAGATGCGCATCGGCGACGAGCGCATCAAGTCCGAGCGGACCACCCCCGAAGCCACCGACCTCCAGGCCCTCTTCGCGGTCATGCGCGAGCGCGGGGTGGAGGCGGTCGCCATGGAGGTCTCCAGCCACGCGCTGGTCCTCGGCCGCGTCGACGCCTGCGTCTTCGACATCGCCGTCTTCAACAACCTCAGCCCGGAACACATGGAGTTCCACTCCGACATGGAGGACTACTTCCGGGCCAAGGCACAGCTGTTCACACCGCAACGCAGCAGACTCGGCGTGGTCAACCTCGACGACGAGTACGGGCGCAGGCTCGCCAAGGAGGCCTCCGTCCCGGTCGTCACCTTCTCCGCCGAGGGCCACCCGGACGCCGACTGGCGCGCCGAGGACGTCGAAGTCGGGCCCATGGACTCGACGTTCACCGTGCTCGGCCCCAAGGGGCAGCGGATCACCGCCAGGTCGCCGCTCGCGGGCCCCTTCAACGTCGCCAACACGCTCGCCGCGGTCGTCGCCCTCGCGGAGGCCGGGCTCGACCCGCAGGCCGCCGCCGACGGCATCGCCGCCGTGCCGGGCGTGCCGGGCCGCCTGGAGCGCGTGGACGCCGGACAGCCCTACCTCGCGGTCGTGGACTACGCCCACAAGACGGACGCCGTCGAATCGGTCCTGCGCGCGCTGCGCAAGGTCACCGAGGGCCGGCTGCACGTCGTGCTCGGTTGCGGCGGCGACCGGGACACCACCAAGCGGAAGCCGATGGGCGCCGCCGTGGCGCGCCTGGCCGACACCGCCGTACTGACATCGGACAACCCCCGCTCCGAGGACCCCCTCGCGATCCTCGCGACGATGCTCGCGGGCGCCGCCGAGGTGCCGGCGCACGAGCGCGGCGAGGTCCAGGTCTTCGAGGACCGGGCCGCCGCCATCGCCGCCGCCGTCGCCCGCGCCCAGCCCGGCGACACCGTGCTGATCGCCGGCAAGGGCCACGAGCAGGGGCAGGACATCGCCGGGGTGGTGCGTCCCTTCGACGACCGCCAGGTGCTTCGCGAAGCTATCCAGAAGACCCAGGGATGA
- a CDS encoding peptidoglycan D,D-transpeptidase FtsI family protein, protein MSDREPPRRRVPGPARPVRPGSQRRPGPGARPARPVRRPGPPRQSGPTVLRLGSPRPRLRMVGLALALVMVAFVVRLLQVQAVDASTYAAKAEQNRYVGRTLAAERGGITDRDGVELATSVDAYDITADPTMFTAKATKTSDAPEQAAALLAPILGQDTDTVARKLRTKHTQYVRLARRLTPQVWNQIKDLKTALATKSETDKTTVNVLAGVFSEPTTKRVYPNSDLAAGILGWVNADGKGGGGVEQQLNKVLSGKDGKIRYAQSGGRQVPTAGSTETPAVSGSDVELTIDRDIQWAAQNAITEQVKKSRADRGYVIVQDTRTGQILAMANSPGFDPNDLSQANSAAMGNAALQDAYEPGSTAKVMSMAAVLEENVATPATHVVVPNRLHRGDRLFQDDIDHKTWNLTLNGVLAKSSNIGTILAAGQLGKTQRQANQVLYSYLRKFGIGSATGLGFPGETSGILAAPDKWSTSQQYTIPFGQGMSINAMQAASVYSTIANGGVRVEPTLVRGTKGPDGRFTPAAKPKKTRVVSEKTAKTLAQMLESVVDDEQGTGAKARIPGYRIAGKTGTANRVDPATGKYHGYTSSFAGFAPADKPRVTVYCAIQNATKGNYFGGQICGPIYKQVMEFALKTLQVPPTGAPPARLPVDFTP, encoded by the coding sequence GTGTCCGACAGGGAACCGCCGCGCCGCCGTGTGCCCGGCCCCGCCAGGCCCGTACGCCCCGGGAGCCAGCGGCGCCCGGGCCCCGGCGCCCGCCCCGCCCGTCCCGTACGCCGCCCCGGCCCTCCCCGCCAGAGCGGACCGACCGTCCTGCGGCTGGGCAGCCCCCGGCCGCGGCTGCGCATGGTCGGCCTCGCGCTCGCCCTGGTGATGGTCGCCTTCGTCGTACGGCTGCTCCAGGTGCAGGCCGTGGACGCGAGCACCTACGCCGCCAAGGCCGAGCAGAACCGGTACGTCGGCCGCACCCTGGCCGCCGAGCGCGGCGGCATCACGGACCGCGACGGCGTCGAACTCGCGACCAGCGTGGACGCGTACGACATCACGGCCGACCCCACGATGTTCACGGCGAAGGCCACCAAGACGTCGGACGCGCCCGAGCAGGCCGCGGCGCTGCTCGCCCCGATCCTCGGCCAGGACACGGACACGGTCGCGAGGAAGCTCAGGACGAAGCACACGCAGTACGTCCGGCTCGCCCGGCGCCTGACCCCGCAGGTCTGGAACCAGATCAAGGACCTGAAGACCGCGCTCGCCACCAAGTCGGAGACGGACAAGACCACCGTCAACGTCCTCGCGGGCGTCTTCTCCGAGCCCACCACCAAGCGGGTGTACCCCAACAGTGACCTGGCCGCCGGGATACTGGGCTGGGTCAACGCCGACGGCAAGGGCGGCGGCGGAGTCGAGCAGCAGCTGAACAAGGTCCTCTCCGGCAAGGACGGCAAGATCCGCTACGCGCAGTCCGGCGGCCGTCAGGTGCCGACCGCGGGCTCCACGGAGACGCCCGCCGTGTCCGGCTCGGACGTCGAGCTGACCATCGACCGCGACATCCAGTGGGCCGCGCAGAACGCCATCACCGAGCAGGTGAAGAAGTCCAGGGCGGACCGCGGGTACGTGATAGTGCAGGACACCCGGACGGGCCAGATCCTGGCCATGGCCAACTCGCCCGGCTTCGACCCGAACGACCTCTCCCAGGCCAACTCGGCGGCCATGGGCAACGCGGCCCTCCAGGACGCCTACGAGCCCGGCTCCACCGCCAAGGTCATGTCGATGGCCGCCGTACTGGAGGAGAACGTCGCCACGCCCGCCACGCACGTGGTCGTGCCCAACCGGCTGCACCGCGGCGACCGCCTCTTCCAGGACGACATCGACCACAAGACCTGGAACCTGACGCTCAACGGCGTCCTCGCCAAGTCCAGCAACATCGGCACCATCCTGGCGGCCGGCCAGCTCGGCAAGACCCAGCGACAGGCGAACCAGGTCCTCTACTCCTACCTCCGCAAGTTCGGCATCGGCAGCGCCACCGGGCTCGGCTTCCCGGGCGAGACCTCGGGCATCCTCGCGGCCCCCGACAAGTGGTCCACCTCGCAGCAGTACACGATTCCTTTCGGCCAGGGCATGTCGATCAACGCCATGCAGGCGGCGTCCGTCTACTCGACGATCGCCAACGGCGGCGTACGAGTCGAACCGACGCTGGTGCGCGGCACGAAGGGCCCCGACGGGCGCTTCACCCCGGCCGCGAAGCCCAAGAAGACAAGGGTCGTGAGCGAGAAGACGGCGAAGACCCTCGCCCAGATGCTGGAGTCCGTCGTGGACGACGAGCAGGGCACCGGTGCCAAGGCGCGCATTCCCGGCTACCGGATCGCGGGCAAGACGGGTACGGCCAACCGCGTGGATCCGGCCACCGGCAAGTACCACGGCTACACCTCGTCGTTCGCCGGATTCGCGCCCGCGGACAAGCCGCGCGTCACGGTCTACTGCGCGATCCAGAACGCCACCAAGGGCAACTATTTCGGCGGCCAGATCTGCGGACCGATCTACAAACAGGTCATGGAGTTCGCCCTGAAGACCCTCCAGGTCCCGCCCACCGGCGCGCCGCCCGCCAGACTGCCCGTCGACTTCACGCCCTGA
- a CDS encoding DUF3488 and DUF4129 domain-containing transglutaminase family protein, protein MSGRARLALCAAAATLMASCALLPLVDPATWILQAALMLAVQTGAGALTRRVPLARPLTVAVQALVTLMLLTLVFARQQAIAGVVPGPEAFHRFSVLLQAGTDDVGRFAIPAPLSDGIRLMLVGGVLVIGLAVDALAVTFRSAAPAGLPLLALYSVAAGLSGGGAAWLWFLLAAAGYLMLLLAEGRDRLSQWGRVFGGASRSQGPESSAGALAPVRTGRRIGAVALGIALVVPLGLPALDGGLLDGAGTGVGSGTGGGGTISAVNPLVSLRDSLNVNEDRQVMSYRTNTDDTQDMYLRIVSLDEFDGTAWKPAQRHIIDVPDTFPLPIGLGGDVRRTEIRTRIAAADWYAQDWLPMPYPASKVNIKGNWRYEPVGRTLVGDHGQNTRGAQYEVTSLIVQPTAEQLANAPEPSDDMKRDYTHVPDSLPSVVASTARQVTEGAQNHYEQAVKLQDYFAVTGGFTYDTQVQAGSGSAAIAKFLKDKEGFCVHFSFAMASMARTLGIPARVAVGFTPGSPQGDGSMSVGLRDAHAWPELYFEGIGWTRFEPTPNRGSVPSYTQPDSSGSDLPDLPKPSTSASTAPSVAPSASESCSAEQKKLEACSGALPQNTAGSGDDGPPWYKIMWWTLAGAAALALPLVPMLWRLRSRSMRLASAQHAPTGQRLSRAGPRGAEEDVTGDVEVTAPAGADASRRAAEVAARHTLAVWRELTDTAWDYGIVPDDALTPRKAAARIVRIGQLEPGPAESVHRVAGAVERVLYAPQPRPEAGLADDVRRLRVALRSTASRSTRLRALVAPRSAIRVVWDLSERWAAAKARWAARAASLLRRPSTSGEQNG, encoded by the coding sequence ATGAGCGGGCGCGCGCGACTGGCGCTGTGCGCCGCGGCTGCCACGCTGATGGCCTCCTGCGCCCTGCTGCCGCTGGTGGACCCGGCGACGTGGATCCTGCAGGCGGCGTTGATGCTGGCCGTGCAGACCGGTGCGGGCGCGCTGACCCGGCGGGTTCCGCTGGCCCGGCCGCTGACCGTGGCGGTGCAGGCGCTGGTGACGCTGATGCTGCTGACGCTGGTCTTCGCCCGGCAGCAGGCCATCGCCGGGGTCGTCCCCGGCCCCGAGGCGTTCCACCGCTTCAGCGTGCTGCTCCAGGCGGGCACCGACGACGTCGGGCGGTTCGCCATTCCGGCGCCGTTGTCCGACGGCATCCGGCTGATGCTGGTCGGCGGCGTCCTGGTGATCGGACTCGCGGTGGACGCCCTCGCGGTGACCTTCCGCAGCGCGGCCCCGGCCGGGCTCCCGCTGCTCGCGCTGTACTCGGTCGCCGCGGGGCTGTCCGGTGGCGGCGCCGCCTGGCTGTGGTTCCTGCTCGCGGCCGCCGGCTATCTGATGCTGCTCCTGGCCGAGGGCCGCGACCGGCTCTCGCAATGGGGCCGTGTCTTCGGCGGTGCGTCGCGCAGCCAGGGGCCGGAGTCCTCGGCGGGCGCCCTCGCGCCCGTGCGCACCGGGCGGCGCATCGGCGCGGTCGCGCTGGGTATCGCGCTGGTGGTGCCGCTCGGCCTGCCCGCGCTCGACGGCGGCCTGCTGGACGGCGCCGGTACGGGTGTCGGTTCCGGCACGGGCGGTGGCGGCACGATCTCCGCGGTGAACCCGCTGGTCTCGCTCCGCGACAGCCTGAACGTGAACGAGGACCGCCAGGTCATGTCGTACCGCACCAACACGGACGACACCCAGGACATGTACCTGCGGATCGTCTCTCTGGACGAATTCGACGGCACGGCCTGGAAACCGGCCCAGCGGCACATCATCGACGTGCCGGACACGTTCCCGCTGCCGATCGGCCTCGGGGGCGACGTACGGCGGACCGAGATCCGGACCAGGATCGCCGCGGCGGACTGGTACGCGCAGGACTGGCTGCCGATGCCGTATCCCGCGAGCAAGGTGAACATCAAGGGCAACTGGCGGTACGAGCCGGTGGGCCGCACCCTCGTCGGGGACCACGGGCAGAACACCCGGGGCGCGCAGTACGAGGTCACCAGCCTGATCGTGCAGCCGACGGCGGAGCAGCTCGCGAACGCTCCGGAGCCCTCGGACGACATGAAGCGCGACTACACGCACGTGCCGGACTCGCTGCCGTCGGTGGTGGCCAGCACCGCCCGCCAGGTCACCGAGGGCGCGCAGAACCACTACGAGCAGGCGGTCAAGCTCCAGGACTATTTCGCGGTGACCGGCGGATTCACCTACGACACCCAGGTGCAGGCCGGCAGCGGTTCCGCGGCGATCGCGAAGTTCCTGAAGGACAAGGAGGGCTTCTGCGTCCACTTCTCCTTCGCGATGGCCTCGATGGCGCGGACGCTGGGGATACCCGCCAGGGTCGCGGTGGGCTTCACTCCGGGCTCCCCGCAGGGCGACGGCTCGATGTCGGTGGGCCTGCGCGACGCGCACGCCTGGCCGGAGCTGTACTTCGAGGGCATCGGCTGGACCCGCTTCGAGCCGACCCCCAACCGGGGTTCGGTGCCGTCGTACACCCAGCCGGACTCCTCCGGGAGCGACCTGCCCGACCTGCCGAAGCCGTCGACGTCCGCCTCCACGGCGCCGTCCGTCGCACCGTCGGCCAGTGAGAGCTGCTCGGCCGAGCAGAAGAAGCTGGAGGCGTGCAGCGGGGCGCTGCCGCAGAACACCGCGGGATCGGGCGACGACGGTCCGCCCTGGTACAAGATCATGTGGTGGACGCTGGCGGGTGCGGCCGCGCTGGCGCTGCCGTTGGTGCCCATGCTGTGGCGGCTGCGCAGCCGGTCGATGCGGCTGGCCTCCGCCCAGCACGCGCCCACCGGTCAGCGGCTGTCCCGCGCGGGACCTCGCGGCGCCGAGGAGGACGTCACGGGTGACGTCGAAGTGACCGCCCCGGCCGGGGCAGACGCCTCGCGCCGCGCCGCCGAGGTGGCCGCGAGGCACACCCTGGCCGTCTGGCGCGAGCTCACGGACACCGCCTGGGACTACGGCATCGTGCCGGACGACGCGCTGACCCCGCGCAAGGCGGCCGCCCGGATCGTTCGGATCGGGCAGCTCGAACCGGGCCCTGCCGAGTCGGTCCATCGCGTGGCCGGGGCCGTGGAGCGGGTGCTGTACGCGCCGCAGCCGCGGCCCGAGGCCGGGCTGGCCGACGATGTGCGCCGGCTGCGGGTGGCCCTGCGGTCCACGGCGAGCCGTAGCACCCGGCTGCGGGCGCTCGTCGCGCCCCGCTCGGCCATCCGTGTGGTGTGGGACCTCTCCGAGCGCTGGGCGGCTGCCAAGGCGCGCTGGGCGGCCCGCGCGGCGAGCCTGCTGCGCCGTCCGTCGACGTCGGGCGAACAGAACGGCTGA